The window AGTTCAATGGGTGATATCTTTGAAGCTTCTTTGTTTTGCATTGACGTTGATTCTCTGTTTGACATAACCTTTTTTCTGCAGTAAACGTGATCGAACTTCCTTTCAGTGAGACACTGCTCTATCTCTGTGACTTGATGTTCATTGAATTGTTCTTCAGTCTCACTAGTAGATTCAATCTTCCCCTTATGAAATTCAACCACTTCTTTGGGCCTTAATTTTTTAAGAATCTTGATATAATTTCCTCGGTTCCATGGCTCTGATATACAGCTGCGTCCCCCAGAGTTTTCACCCCTTTCCTTCGATCTGATACCTTCTCTTGCAGTAGCTTTGCTCGCCATTACCAACTCAGATTTCTGTGTGTGCTTGATAGATGTTTCTGGAGTAACTGCTGGATGCTTCTTGTTCTCTTCCGTCTCTTTCATTTGGATGTTTTTTATTGTTTGTGTTGTTGAATGATTTCTTCGGACCCCTTCCTTTTGACCCCATCCAGTCACAACTCTATTTCCCTCAACTAAAACTTGAGCATAAGATTTTTTTTCGAACTCTTCATACGCTGATATGTCGACCGAGTCTACAATAATGCGGATATTCAAAGGTCCTCTTGTAGTTTTTATTTGAAGATTTCTATTGATGAACCCTCCTTCAGTACCGACTACTTTGATCTTTGCTGCCGATAAGTCATTGAGTAGGATTGTATCTTGACTGATACTCAATAATCCTCCGCATTGACCACCAATATGTTTGAATAGTTCTGTAGACCATAAGTCCCAAGGTATCCCCATTAATCGGATCCAGCTGTTGCAACATTCAAACACCTCATCTTCCTTATTGCTGTGCTGATTCCATTTTTCAAAACTCAATGTGACTCTATTTTCCAGAAAACATTTCTTCAAGCGCAAGTAGAATGATGCGTCTTCTTCATTATGTGGCCACCAAACTGCTTTATTTGCTTGGAAAGGATATACTTCTATCCTCCTCTGAACTGCTTTCCCTAGTGTTTTGATCACCAATTCCCACGGTATGTTGACACAGTCCCTCGTTATAATAAGAGCTTTATTCCATTCCTTAGATCTGCAGTTAGGTAGTTGAGTTGGAGCTTTGACTTCTGAATGTTCATGTTCGTCTTCTGTCGATTTCAAATACCCACTCTGTTGAACATGTTGCTTGTACTTCCTATTGTCTCTGAAGCGCGAGACGTTTTCATATCGGTTCAGTTTGAGTTTGGTCAGATTGCTGACCATCCATTTCCATCCCCATTGAAATCTTCCACTAGGTATGATAATGCGCTGAGTTTTGCCTTTCCAGACTACCTTAGATATCTCTAAGTAGCTTCCTCTACCATTCACAAATTTCTGCATAGTTACCACAGCTTCTCTCCCTCTAAATTTGTTGAACACGGTACATGAGTGTGGTTTGTAGATGTAGTCCCCCAATTTCGATATGACCCAGAAAAAACTCTCAAAGTCCAGTTCCAAGGTATAGCTCGCGTTCCTAGTTCGCTCAGTCAACAAAACCATATTTCCCCTAATTCCCCAGCTAACGAGGAACAGTTTTTGTTCGATTTTGATCTCACAGGTCGATTTGTTTATATTTCTGTCCATCCCTCAATACAGTTTAGCGAGTTTTACCGAACTTCTTAAGAAAACAAAGATTAGTTTGCGGGGTTTTGAAATTCTGATAGTCGATCGATGAAGACAGAAAAACAAAGTAAAAAGGTCTGAAATAAGATAATAGTTTAACGACGAAGAGTAGCCAAGAAAGTCGAAGGAAAAGATTTGAAAAGGGCTAGGTGGAAGAAGTCGCCGGCCAAAGGCCGGCGCCGGAGAACTATGTAGGAGGCGATCGTCAAGGTTCGGATTTTGAAGAAGAGATTTGAAAAATGGAGTACCCGGCAAACCTAGATCTGGAACAGTGCAGgagcatttttgaaaaattctcTCTCTATCGGGCACCCAATCTCAGATTCTGTTCTCTCCTTGTTCTTACGCCTATTTCCCTGCTTTGCTTTCATGGCTTTCTTCTCGttcaataattatgaattttaatatactaataatatcataaaatacgaatctgatagaaaaattaaaatagttaGCTATAATAagaagtttaaatattttagtcgcacttataaatatatatatttttatatatatataagacaaagtcttttagtggaatccttttTACAGAGGAAGGAGTGACGTGTGAGTGTTTTACATCCATAAAATTCCCGTGTCTTTACTATTCACAAGTTTTTACATTTCAaactaggcaaaaacttgtatgaaacggtctcacgggtcgtatttgtgagacggatcccttatttggatcatccatgaaaaagtattactttttatgctaagaatattactttttatttgaatatgggtagggttgacccgtctcacggattaagatccgtgagacggtctcacatgagactaactCTTCAAACTATATCTTGTTGTTTAGATTGTCAACTGGTTGAAAATATCATTAGAAATATTGAACCGTCTTTCACACTTTTCACGTGGTTAATATTTATAACCGTTTGAGAAAATCTTTCAACCGTGtaaaaatgattgaaaacaaattttaaaagcaaattttgagtattataggttatattttattatcaattattattatttcattagttttgataatattttgacgAGTTagtcataaatattttaaattgacaaTTATTTGTCCTTAGTGTGCttcacttatataaattatgatttatgcatttataaaatccataatctggttgatttttaggttattaTACCTTATACGTGGTTcttagatatatatattttcaaaatttgtttcagttcaattcattctatatattatgctaattttaatttattatataacataaaattaacgacttgaatttcaatttgagaaacaattttgaaagtaaagtatataagttcttaattaatttattcgtctaatatgacaaaagactaaatcaatataaataaaaaattgaatcaaattatttttaaaaaaaatcaaattttaatttttattaaataattaatatttatgtgCATCGCACGTGCTTCTTGCTAGTTATCTTAAAAAGGATTGATTTTTTAAGGAAACTGTAGCGAGTATGATACTGCTTAGTAGTTAAATCTATTGTACAATCGAGGTCTTACCGTACGAAAAGTTATAATTAATTGTAATGATGTAATTCAAATTGTTTAAACCATGTAACAAGTCATATACAAGGTTTTGATCGCTATGCTTTATAGGTAGCCACCCGGTATCATAGAGGCAACCATTGGTCTTGACAATATTTATGTCCcatttgcatgcaatatttacTGTTGTTTGTTCCAATAATCATTTAACTGCAGTAAATTTGTTGTGCCTTTCAAGGTCTCTGTTGATTATGCAGGATGGTCTCGGCGATACCATCAGAGTTTCCCTAACTGAACCTCCAGAGGAAGAGATTGATCCCTGTAGAAGATTAGCTAACCTTGGTACGGAAGCAGCTAAGCTTCAGAAAGGAGTGGTACAGATGCTACATAACATAGCTATTATTTTGATCAATCATTTTCAGTATTGATCAAGAAAACGTAAAGGGTTTCTTGTCCTCGATATAACTAGGCaccttttgaagaaaaacatcgGCGCTATTTTGATTTCCAGCGTAGAAGTGGTCAATTGCCCGTGCAAAAGGAGGTCAGATATTGAATTTTCAATTTGCTAGTTGGATTGGTTTGAAGGATTTTTTGTTTGCCTTGGAACTGATGTCAATTCTTTTTGATACAGGGTGAAGAAGTTGATTACAGAGGTGTTCTTCATCGTGATGGCTCAGTTCTCATGTCTGTTAATCTGGATCAGTTGAAGGTATCTGCTATGATCTATATATACTGTGCCAGTATCATATTTTGAGATAGAACCACTTTGTTTAATATTTCATTTCCCTTTTTTCTTCTCTTGTGGTTATGCTTTTCtgacttttttatttttttccttcCCCTAAAGGCACCCGAAGTCCTATACAGAGATCTAGCAGCAAAACTTATCGTTGGAATGCCATATAAGGTACACTTGAAAGTCCTTATTGAATGAATCATGAACTTTGCCTTTCTTTATGGgtgatttttcaaaaaaactCCATACCCTATGCAGGATTTGGCAACCGTAGACTCGATCTTGTTGAGAGAGCTTCCACCACTAGAAGATAAAGATGCTGTAagtatctttttattttccactGACACTTTCAGTGACGGCATCGACCATCACACTTATTTTATGTTCTGATATGTAAGCTTTATTACCTTGAGAAAGGCAAAATCTCAACATTTAGCTGCATATTTGGTTTGAGCATTTCCCAATGGGTGAGAATAACTAGATCATGGGTTCCATACTATAAACAGCGACTGGCGCTCAAACGATTGGTCGATGTAAGTGTGGGAGTTATAGCTCCTTTTTCAGAGCAATTATCGAAGCCATTCCCCAATGCCTTAGTCCTAGTAACTCTCAAGGAGTTGTCAAGTGGTGCTCAAAAGCTACTCCAAGAAGGTGTGCCGATAGTTGATATTACTTGAAGCATTCTGCAGTGATAATTTTTTTGCGATGCTTTTGGTCGTGCTAACTTGGCATTATTTTAGGAACACGTTTGGTTGTCTCTGTACGTGGTGATGAATCTCAAGGAGAACTAGAAATTCTTAAGAGCATTGACGCTACAATGATTCTTCACGATCTACCATATGCAGAAGAGAAAACTAGCAGGGTTCATGCTGCAAGGAGGTATGtggtaggaccgagtgcttgctGTTGTATCAAAACTATTGATGATAGTTCCAGTGTCACTTTTCGATCATTCCGCAACATGTATAGTCACTCGGACACCATAAGCAATTATTGCTATTAGCAGGTCTTACTATGCAAACTACATTGACCACATTTTTAGGCATTAAAACTATGGATTTTGTCAGGTTTATCTCAAGTTGAAGATATTTTGCAGGCTCTTTGAGTATCTTTCAGAGAACTCCTTGAACTTTCCTGTAATTCATCATATACAATTCCCTGAAAAAGTTCACAGGTACCCAAGCATGACATATCTTTGCTTAGACAAGATTCAGAAATCTGAAACTAATATCTATTCTGTGTACTGGTAGGGATGATTTAGTCATTGGTGCTGGGGCAAATGCAGGAGCCCTTCTAGTTGATGGACTAGGCGATGGCATCCTACTAGAAGCTCCAGATCAAGTATTCGATTTCCTTAGAAATACGTCATTCAATTTGTTACAAGGTTGCAGAATGAGAAATACAAAGACGGTTAGTATAATACCATCAGAAGAattatgaacatgaatataatTGTAAATTTCTCATGTGATCgatctttgttcgaaattcTTGTATCAGGAATACGTGTCGTGCCCATCTTGTGGAAGAACTTTATTTGACCTTCAAGAGATCAGTGCAGAAATAAGAGAAAAGACATCCCATTTGCCTGGTGTTTCAGTAATTACTAATATCCATCTTTCTTATGGGTCAAAGCACATTGCTCCTACACGAAACCAATCATATCGAATATTTCAAATGCTTTTTGCCCCGCTTGCAGATTGCGATCATGGGCTGTATCGTGAATGGCCCCGGAGAAATGGCTGATGCAGATTTTGGATATGTTGGTGGCGCTCCCGGAAAGATCGACCTTTACGTTGGAAAGGTAACCACTTTCACATTTTCATCAAATGAAATGTGGTTTGCTTTGAATGAATTTTTCCTTATCACATTATCAACAAACGTATGTCGGTTTTCAGACGGTGGTTAAACGAGGCATTGCTATGGAACAAGCAACTGATGCTTTGATCCGGTTGATCAAAGACAATGGCCGTTGGGTGGAGCCACCTACAGAAGAGTAGAGAGGAGTTTTTTCCATAACAAATAATCTGTCAAAATTTATTACAGCTGTTGTATAATTTATCAAGATATCCAATTATCTGGAGCTcaaattaaatgcaatcatagcTACAACATTGAGTTGCCGCTTGAGATTAATTTGGAgtgtaaattttttattttctgattGATGTCATTTATTATGTAGCGTTATAGTTATGATGGTTTACAATGGCCGATGCCTATATAATGTTTGAAAGAGTGCACGATCTTGTCTCGATGGGATGCTTGGTATCTGATAAAAGATCATAAGCTCGACTACACCGAGCGTGCGGAGTTGTATTTGCACCAACTTGAGCTCAGATTGATTCAATTTGAGTCACTACTCGAGCTTGATTTCAGCTTAACTCAGGTGGAGTTTTGACTTCTGACTGAAATAGATCATGTAGTTTGTATGAAATGATATATACATGTGACCATTATTTTACTTCCAATGAactttgcattgtgcatgcacaCAATGTGGGGTTTGTATTATTCAGATGGATTCTTTTTTCAATAAAATCCGAGACCACCAAGGGAGAAGATAAAAATCCCCCTTGAAAAGTTAAAATATGAAACTATAAGAAATACGTAAAGTAaataatcaattaaattaataatattaatcaTACGAATAACAATAAACAATGTAACATAAATTAATAACAATAGCAATATTAAAAATAACAgcattaacaaaattaataaatataataacaaaaattaGCCAATAAATTAGCTTAGGATTGTCATTATTCAGAAGCAAAAACGTGTGTCCATTTCGATATAGTCGCAGGTGCGACGAATAGTGTATTGAGTATATAAAAGTCCAAAATCCGAATCAATTTCTCTGTTCTCAGATTCGAAAATCACCATGATCAGCGTTCTTGCTCAGGTCTCTCTCTGTTCATTCAAGCTTGTCTCTTTGATTTTGAAGATTCGTGGTTGCAAGAAAATCCAATACATGGTACAATTGTGTATAATCGTGTATTTTTGCAGGAGCGTTTATTAGGCGCGGCGCTGGGGAGCTTGTTAACGGGAGTGGTGGTCTTCGAGCAGCGTGAAAGCATTTATCAAACAATTTCCAAGACTCAACCTCAGGTGATCTTTTTCtattcttgtttatttcttTTACGGTGAttgaatttttcaagaaattgtTTCTTAACATTTCAGTGTCATCCAGAACATCTGACATTATGCATTTGTTGTGTGGAGATTTTAGATAGTATTTTATCCTTTGCAAATCTTGGAAAATGATAGCAGTGATTGTAATGCTTGGGAGTGAGCATTTTGATGTTTTGAAACTAAAGCTATCACTTGCAATTATACAAAAACGGTATTAGGATATTCAGCATGCtttattaccttctttcatatATGTGCGGTACCATTTCAGCCAACAGTAATCATTGAATTTCGGTACATATAGTGATCATTACTTCAAATTGTGCAGAGATGACAACTTTTCGTTACTTACAGCCACCTATATTGTGCCTGTATAATATTTGAATGTTTTCAGCCAAGACAGCCTATTTTCGGAAGAAAATCCCGGCTCGAGTTTGCACACATGTGGAACAAATCTGTTGATAAGACTTTGGGAGCTATCATTGAGTCTTTGAGCACACCAGGATGGTAGGGATGCTCTTGTGATATTGCTGTTGATGAAGGCTGTCTTTGTCCAGTAAGCTCATACTTGTCTTGGGTTTCCTATTTCTATTTTTTGTACCTGGTTCACTTGAGAAAAACACATTATCTGTCTTGCTTGGTTATTGACACCACCTCccatggggggggggggggggggggggtggggggggTAAAGGAAAGAGCAAAGATAAGGATCCAGTTGATAACAGTACGATTGAATTGTAATTTCTGTTGTATTTTCTTCAGCGTGATGATGAAAAATTAGTGTAAAGAGTGGAATTTTTTTTAGCCTCTCGCTTCTTTTCTCAAGCAATATCTTACATTAACAATTGTCAAGAAAGAT is drawn from Primulina eburnea isolate SZY01 chromosome 10, ASM2296580v1, whole genome shotgun sequence and contains these coding sequences:
- the LOC140842434 gene encoding 4-hydroxy-3-methylbut-2-en-1-yl diphosphate synthase (ferredoxin), chloroplastic-like, yielding MTTGTVPASFAGLKSKECHGLGFGKNLDFIRVSDLRMIKFRQTKVAAIKNSTSPGSETVELEPASAGSPLLVPRQKYCDSIHKTVRRKTCTVMVGNVALGSEHPIRIQTMTTTDTKDVAATVEQVMRIADQGADIVRITVQGKKEADSCFEIKNSLVQKNYNIPLVADIHFAPPVAMRVAECFDKIRVNPGNFADRRAQFEKLEYTEDDYQKELEHIEKVFSPLVEKCKKYGRAMRIGTNHGSLSDRIMSYHGDSPRGMVESAFEYARICRKLDFHNFVFSMKASNPVIMVQAYRLLVAEMNVLGWDYPLHLGVTEAGEGEDGRMKSAIGIGTLLMDGLGDTIRVSLTEPPEEEIDPCRRLANLGTEAAKLQKGVAPFEEKHRRYFDFQRRSGQLPVQKEGEEVDYRGVLHRDGSVLMSVNLDQLKAPEVLYRDLAAKLIVGMPYKDLATVDSILLRELPPLEDKDARLALKRLVDVSVGVIAPFSEQLSKPFPNALVLVTLKELSSGAQKLLQEGTRLVVSVRGDESQGELEILKSIDATMILHDLPYAEEKTSRVHAARRLFEYLSENSLNFPVIHHIQFPEKVHRDDLVIGAGANAGALLVDGLGDGILLEAPDQVFDFLRNTSFNLLQGCRMRNTKTEYVSCPSCGRTLFDLQEISAEIREKTSHLPGVSIAIMGCIVNGPGEMADADFGYVGGAPGKIDLYVGKTVVKRGIAMEQATDALIRLIKDNGRWVEPPTEE
- the LOC140842435 gene encoding uncharacterized protein is translated as MISVLAQERLLGAALGSLLTGVVVFEQRESIYQTISKTQPQPRQPIFGRKSRLEFAHMWNKSVDKTLGAIIESLSTPGW